In Melospiza georgiana isolate bMelGeo1 chromosome 15, bMelGeo1.pri, whole genome shotgun sequence, one genomic interval encodes:
- the UBLCP1 gene encoding ubiquitin-like domain-containing CTD phosphatase 1, with translation MSLSLIIKWGGQEYTITSLSEEDTVLDLKQSLKGLTGVLPERQKLLGLKMKGKPADDDVKLGALKLKPNTKIMMMGTREESLEDVLGPPPDNDDVVNDFDIEEEVVEVENREENLLKISRRVKEYKVEILNPPREGKKLLVLDVDYTLFDHRSCAETGVELMRPYLHEFLTSAYEDYDIVIWSATNMKWIEAKMKELGVSTNANYKITFMLDSAAMITVHTPRRGLIDVKPLGVIWGKFSEYYSKKNTIMFDDIGRNFLMNPQNGLKIRPFMKAHLNRDKDKELLKLTQYLKEIAKLDDFLELNHKHWERYLSKKQGQ, from the exons atgtctctctctctcataATAAAATGGGGTGGACAGGAGTACACAATAACCTCTCTGTCAGAAGAAGACACAGTGTTGGACCTGAAACAGTCCCTGAAGGGCCTCACTGGAGTGTTACCAGAGCGTCAGAAACTGCTGGGGCTTAAAATGAAGG GCAAACCTGCAGATGATGATGTTAAGCTTGGAGCCCTCAAGTTGAAACCAAATACTAAGATAATGATGATGGGCACTCGTGAAGAGAGTTTG GAAGATGTCCTTGGGCCGCCTCCAGATAACGATGATGTGGTCAATGACTTTGATATTGAAGAGGAAGTTGTGGAAGTAGAAAATAG GGAAGAAAATCTACTAAAAATCTCCCGTAGAGTTAAAGAATACAAAGTGGAAATTCTGAATCCTcctagagaaggaaaaaagctgcTGGTGCTAGATGTTGATTATACACTATTTG ACCACAGGTCATGTGCTGAAACTGGGGTAGAGCTGATGAGGCCGTACCTTCATGAATTCCTGACTTCTGCATATGAGGACTATGATATTGTAATTTGGT CTGCTACTAATATGAAGTGGATTGAAGCCAAAATGAAA GAGCTTGGGGTGAGTACCAATGCAAACTACAAGATCACTTTCATGCTGGACAGTGCTGCCATGATAACAGTGCACACTCCTCGGAGAGGACTAATAGAT GTGAAGCCTCTTGGTGTTATCTGGGGAAAGTTTTCAGAAtattacagcaaaaaaaatacTATTATGTTTGATGATATTGGCCGAAACTTCCTGATGAACCCACAGAATGGACTCAAG ATAAGGCCTTTTATGAAAGCACATTTAAATCGGGATAAAGACAAGGAGCTTCTAAAGCTCACCCAATACCTCAAAGAAATAGCAAAACTAGATGACTTTTTGGAGCTGAATCACAAACATTGGGAAAG gTATCTTTCAAAGAAGCAAGGACAGTAA